The Flammeovirga pectinis genomic interval CAATGTTGTTTTACCGCAACCAGAAGGTCCAATTATAAGCATTTCGTTACCTGCTTCTAAATTAAAATTTTCAAAGCTTATTTCAGACCCTTTTGGATAGGTAAATTTAAGTTGATTGGTATGGATCATACATTTAAGTGATAATGGAAAACGAAAGTACTAGAGTTTCTTATAAAAGTAATAATTTAATCTCTAAAATATTGATAATAGGGTTATTTGTAGTTTAATGTGAATTATTTTAATAAATGTAAATATTTAAATTTAATTATTGTTAGATGATATTGTTTTATTACTAGTTTTAGATAAGCAAACCATCAACTTCTTTAAATAGGTATCTGCTATATAAAAACTAAAAAAGACAAAGTAACTATTATTAATTTACAACAATGAAAAAGTATTTTTTAACTATTTTATTCGCACTAACGAGTTTACTTATCTATGCTCAAAGGTCTTCTGATTGGAGTTTCTCTATTGAAGGAAAAGAAAAACAAATTTTTACACATGCATTTACAGGAATTTCGGTTTTAGAAACAACGAAATTTTATTACGGAATAGACCCTGTAAATAAAAAGCCACTTTGGAAAATAAAGAAAGATGCTACTAATGAAGCGTTAAATACTGCTAGTAATATCTCAGATATGGCTGGAGCAGATGTAGGTTTAAGTGCTTTTGCAAAGAAATCTTGGGATCCAATACCAAATTCACCATTAGTATCTATAGATCAACAAATCGTTAATGTATCAACAGGTGAAATACTTGTTCCTGCAGGAAGCTACAAAGAGGTATTAAAAAGTAACTTTTTATCTGCAGCATACTCTACAATTTTAGAGGTTGTTACTGAGGATAATCAAAGAAAGGTGTATAATATAGATCTAAATACTAAAAAAGTTGCTTGGCAAAAAGATTTAGGGAAATATTCTACAACTTCTCAGTTAATGAATAAGACATCTTCTATTCCTAGTGTAGCGTTAGTACCTAAAACTACTAAGAATGGAGATATTATTTATAAAGAAAAGAAAGAGTTAATCCTTTTTGATGGAAAAACAGGACAAGAGAAATGGAGATTTATATGTAGCCCTGGTTCATTTTTCCTAAATAATGCAGAAGATATTGTAGTAGTTGTGGAAGCTCCTTCTGGATTTAAATCAACTACTTCTGTAAACCCAAAGTTATCGAAAAAAATTATTGCTGTTGATTTATCGAACGGTAAGCCACTATGGAAAAAATCATTAAAATTAGATGATAATTTTAGAAGTGCTCAAAATGTAAATGATGAAGAATTTTTAGTAAACTATGGATCTGGTATAAATATTTTTGATTTCAAAACTGGTGAGCAGAGATGGAAAAAAGGATTTAAGGCTAATAATGTTAAAACTATTAATCAAAAACCTAATGATGAGCTAGAGGTTTTTTATGCAAATAAAATCATGATGGTTTCTGCAAAAGATGGAGACGAATTATGGAAAAAGCCTATTAAATTCGATATGGATGAAGATATTGAAGGTGGTGTAATAAAAAGAGAGTATGAACAAGGAATTTTAATGGTTCATGGTAGAGGTGTTGGTTTTTATAACAAGGAAACTGGTAAAAAGAAATGGTTTGCAAAAGTAGAAACTGATAAAGTGGCTTTTAATAACTCTAAAAATATTGTAGCTGTTTTGGATAAAAAGAAATTGTACTTATTTAATCCAAATAAAGTTGAAAAGAAATTAGAAAAACTCAAACTTGATATTGAAAAACCTAAAGAAATGTTAGGGTTTGAAGTTTTAAGTAATGGATATTTCCTAACAGGAATGCAAGAGTATTTACGTTTAGATGACAAAGGAAATGTTTTAGGACAAGGTTATTATAAACAACTAACATCTGATAGGTTACTTAAAGCAGCTTTAACAACAACAGCAATGACAACATCTGTTTTAGGAGCAAGAGGTGAAGTTGATGATATAGAATTTGGCGTATTCATGAGCCCTGAAAATGCGGAAAAAGTAGCAGACATTAGTGATTCGGCATTTGATGCTTTAGATAAACTAAAAAAAGAGTCTGAGTTACACGGTACAGCTGAGACTGATGGTAAAAACATTTACTTTATGGAAGGTACTAAAACGGAAGCTGGTGACTTATTACAATTTGTAAAAGTAAATAAGGAATCTGGTAAAGAAGAGGATAGAATGGAAGTAGGTAGTAATAGAAAAGTTGTTTATAAAATTGAATTAAAACAAGGAATTTTATTTGCTGTAGTTGATGGTAAGCTTTGTGCTTATAATCTTGACTAATGAATCTTCTTAAGAAGTTGAATAAAAAAGTTGTCTTATATTAAGTAAGGCAACTTTTTTTATCTAAAAGCAATTTTATCTTACTTTCAATTAAAGTCATTAGTTACTTTTTAGCATTTGATTAAATTGCCCAATTAGAATTACAAAAGAATAATGAAGAAAAAACTTATAGTATTAGGTGTAATTGTAGGTAGTGTGTATGTATTATTCATGATCATCTTTTACTTTTCATTCGAATCAATTCAAGAAACTCCTGCTTACCATCAAGCTCTGAAAGAAATTAAATTAAGTACGTTAATTCATAAAAGAGTTGGTGATATAACGGGTGTTGATAAATGGGATAGTGAAGGAAAAGTAGAAATAGAAAATAATTCTACAGAAGGAAAAGCCTATTTTGTTATTCCAATACAAGGAGAGAAAGATAGTGTTCATGTTTCAATTTCATTATTTGAAAATGAACATGGTAATTGGATTGTGGAAAATATGAAAGTATTAGACTAAAAAATATTTAATTTGAGTGTAGTTTACTATAAAAATTAAGATTTGATTGCGAATTTCATTCTTAATTCCTAGTTTTATTGCGAAATGATAAAAACAAAAAAAAATATCGTAAAGTCATGGTGGTGGCGCTCAGTTTCAACTAATTGAGTGATTGTCCGCGTACAGGCTTTATTTTAAAATATAGATTTTAAAAAGCTCGCTGATTCACTCAGTGGGCTTTTTTTATGTTCTAACATTACTATACTAATAGATTTTATAAAATATGTATCGATTTATCAACACACATGCAGAATTACTTGCAGATACTGTTACTCCAGTAAGTATTTATTTAAGGGTAAGAGATAGATTTGCAAATAGCTTATTATTAGAAAGTTCTGATTATCATGGAGCAGACAACAGTTATTCATTTATTTGTTGTGAACCTGTTGCGGAATTTTCTGTTCACGATAAATTATTAAGAGTTCAATATCCTAATAAAGAAGAAAATAAAAGAGAATTATCTTCTCATGAAGAAGCTCTAACTGAGTTATCGGTATTTTCTAAATCTTTTGAATATAAGCAGAATGATAATCAAAAATTTGCCTCACATGGCTTATTTGGTTACATGACTTATGATGCAGTTCAATCTTTTGAAGAAATTGAATTTGATGCTGATAAAGTTGATACTGAAATTCCTCAGATAAGATATCAAGCATTTAGATATGTAATAGCAATTAATCATTTTAAGAATGAGTTACATATTTTTGAGCATATTCCTGAAGGAGAAAATTCTGAAAGTAAAATTGAAGAGATAAAATCTTTAATAAAGAGTAAAAACTTTCCTGCCTATCATTTTAAAAGAGAAGGTGAAGAAACTACAAACTTTACTGATTCAGAATTTTTAGAAGTTCTTAAAAAAGGGAAAGACCATTGTTTTAGAGGTGATGTTTTTCAGATTGTACTTTCAAGAAGGTATCAACAAGATTTTCAGGGGGATGAGTTTAATGTTTATAGATCACTGCGTTCTATCAACCCATCACCTTACTTATTTTATTTTGATTATGGTACATATAAAATCTTTGGCTCATCACCAGAGGCACAAATCATTGTAAAAGATAAACAAGCGACGATACATCCAATTGCAGGTACTTTTAAACGTACAGGTAATGATAAAAAAGATGCTGAAATAGCTCAACAATTATATGATGATCCGAAAGAAAATTCAGAACATGTAATGCTAGTTGATTTAGCTAGAAATGATTTGAGTAGAAACGGGAATAATGTTAAAGTTGAAGTTTTTAAAGAAATTCAATATTACTCTCATTTAATTCACTTAGTATCTAAAGTAAACGGTCAATTAACAGAAGGGACCGATCCTTTAAGAGTTGTTGCTGATACTTTTCCTGCTGGTACTTTATCAGGTTCTCCAAAATACAAAGCAATGGAGTTAATTGATAAATACGAAAATGTTCGTCGTAGTTTTTATGGTGGTGCTATTGGTTTTATGAGTTTCGATGGAGATTTTAACCACGCTATAATGATTCGTTCGTTTTTAAGCTTGGATAATAAGCTTCATTACAGAGCGGGTGCAGGTGTTGTTGCTCAGTCTTCAGAAGAGAGTGAACTACAAGAAGTACACAATAAATTGGCTGCTTTGCGTAAAGCATTGGATATGGCCGAAGGACTTTAATTTAATACAGAGAAGAAAATTTAGCAGAAGGATATGAAAATTTTAGTTCTTGATAATTACGATTCGTTTGTGTACAACTTGGTACATTACCTAAGAGAATTAGGACAAACTGTTGATATATATAGAAACGATAAAATTACTTTGAAAGAAGTAGGTAAATACGATAAAATATTACTTTCTCCAGGCCCTGGTATTCCTTCGGAAGCAGGAATAATGCCTGAGTTGTTGAAAACTTATGGAGAGACAAAAAGTATTTTAGGGGTATGTTTAGGGCATCAAGCTATTGGAGAAGCATTTGGAGCAACATTAGAGAACAATCATCCTTTACATGGTGTTCAGGATAATGCTCAAGTAGTAACTCCAGAAGCAAAATTATTTCAAGGTATTCCAAATACTTTTAAAATTGGGCACTATCATTCTTGGGTACTTAAATCTGATAGCTTGGCTGGAACTCAATTAAAGATTACAGCTCGCGATGAAAATGGGTTTGTAATGGCTGTACAGCATAATAAGTTTGATGTGCAAGGAGTTCAATTTCATCCAGAATCTGTTTTAACAGAACACGGAATGGACATATTGAAAAATTGGGTACAAGGTTAATCTTATAATAATTACCATGAAAAAGATACTAAACAGACTTTTTGAATACGGGTCATTATCTGAACAAGAAGCTAAAGCGACACTAACAAAATTGGCTCAAGGAGATTTTAATCCAAGTCAGATAGCAGCATTTCTTACAGTATACTCTATGCGAAGTATTACGGTAGAAGAGTTAACAGGATTTAGAGATGCAATGTTAGAATTGTGTTTAAGAATAGATTTAGACGACTTCGACGCAATGGACCTTTGTGGTACGGGTGGAGACGGTCAGGATACATTTAATATATCAACATTATCTTCTTTTATTGTTGCCGGAGCAGGTCAAAATGTAGCTAAGCACGGTAATAATGGAGTATCTTCTGTATGTGGTTCATCTAATTTGATGGCACACTTTGGGTATGATTTTACAAATGACGTTGATACGTTAAGAAGAAATTTAGAAGAGGCAGGGATATGTTTTATTCATGCTCCATTGTTCCATCCAGCAATGAAAAATGTGGCACCAATTCGTAGAGAATTAGGAGTTAAAACGTTTTTTAATATGCTAGGACCTATGGTAAATCCATCTTTTCCAAATAAGCAGATTGTAGGTGTATTTAGTTTAGAAATTGCACGTTTGTATGGGTATTTATATCAACAGACAGAGAAAAAATTTGCAATACTACATTCATTAGATGTATATGACGAAATATCGTTAACATCACCTTTTAAGATTATAACAAAGGAAAGTGAGCGGTTATTAAAACCAGAAGACTTAGGATTACATTATCAAACTAAAGAATCTTTATTTGGAGGAGGTACTATTGCAGAATCAGCAAAAATATTTACTGATGTGTTAGAAAATAAAGGTACACTTCCTCAGCAAGAAGCTGTTCTAGCAAATGCAGGTGTGGCAATTGCAACAGGTAAAGGTTTAGCCTTTCAAGAAGGTGTAGCTCAAGCAAGAGAATCTTTAGAATCTGGAGCAGCATTAAATGCATTTAAAAAATTAATTAATTCTTAAAGAATATCTATTGATATGACAATTTTAGATAAAATAGTTGCACATAAAAAGATTGAAGTAGCAGCAAGAAAAGAAATAGTATCTCTTGCAGACCTTCAAGCTAGACCTTTGTTTGACAAAGAACCTGTATCTGCCAAAGCATGGATTGCTAGTCCTAATAAATCTGGAATTATTGCTGAGTTTAAAAGACAGTCTCCGTCTAAAGGATTAATTAATGGTACTGCAAAAGTTTCTGATGTAGCAGAAGGCTATTTTAAAGCAGGTGTTTCTGCAATGTCTGTTCTTACAGATCAAGAATTTTTTGGAGGAACCGTAGACGATCTATTGGCTGCAAGGTCAGTATCTCCTGTTCCTATTATTCGTAAAGATTTTATTGTAGATGAATATCAAATTGTTGAGGCAAAATCAATAGGTGCTGATTTTATTCTTTTGATAGCCTCTTGCTTAACACCAGAAGAAAGTAAAAAATATGCAGAGGTTGCAAGAAACTTAGGAATGCAAATTTTACTAGAGGTACATAACCAAGAAGAATTAGAAGCTCACGTTTGTGATAAAATGGATTTAATTGGGGTAAATAACCGTAATCTTAAAACATTTGAGGTAAGTATTGAAAATTCTAAGATTCTTGCGGAACTAATTCCGAACGAATTCGTAAAAGTTTCTGAAAGCGGAATTAGTAATATCGAAAATATAAAGGAGCTAAAGAAGTATGGTTATAAGGGCTTTTTAATAGGTGAAAACTTTATGAAGACAAATAATCCATCTAAAGCTGCTAAAGAATTTATAAGTCAATTATAATTAAAATAGACGCTTTTTATTAGCGTGGAATTTGATTCTATTAGATTGAGGATAGTAGTCTATTGTTCTATAATAATTGTCTTTAGAGCCTGGAATCAGAAATTTCCCTAATACTTTTATATCATTTAGTTTGATGTAAACTTCAGAAGGGCTGTTTTCATTTCCATAAACAGTAACTCTTCCAGATTTATGACTTATGTCTATGGAATCAGCTTTTATTTCAATCCCAGGATCAATAAAATAGGCATTTCCTCTAAGGCAGAGTAATCGTTTATCCTGATTTATAAAAGCACTATCAGCACTATATTCAAGAGATCTTTCTCTATCGTAAAACTGCTGATTACAACCTATAGATAAGGTTGCTAATAAAATAAGAGGTATCAATTGTCTCATACTATAATAAATCTGTAGGTATCAAATATACAGATTTATTATAGTTGAAGTCTAATTACCGGAGTAACTGTTTTAATTGATATATGATGAGTAGTATAAAAGATGATGTTTCTATAATTGATTGGAAAGTATGTGGAATGCGTAATCGGGAAAATATTTATGATATTTTGAAATTATCTCCTGATTATATGGGTTTTATAATGTACCCACCGTCAAGTAGATTTATAGAAAATGAAGATGTTTCTTTTTTAGAGACAAAGTGGGACGTTCCAACTAAACGAGTGGGTGTATTTGTAAATGAAGAAATAGAAACAATACTCTCACAAAGTAAGA includes:
- a CDS encoding outer membrane protein assembly factor BamB family protein produces the protein MKKYFLTILFALTSLLIYAQRSSDWSFSIEGKEKQIFTHAFTGISVLETTKFYYGIDPVNKKPLWKIKKDATNEALNTASNISDMAGADVGLSAFAKKSWDPIPNSPLVSIDQQIVNVSTGEILVPAGSYKEVLKSNFLSAAYSTILEVVTEDNQRKVYNIDLNTKKVAWQKDLGKYSTTSQLMNKTSSIPSVALVPKTTKNGDIIYKEKKELILFDGKTGQEKWRFICSPGSFFLNNAEDIVVVVEAPSGFKSTTSVNPKLSKKIIAVDLSNGKPLWKKSLKLDDNFRSAQNVNDEEFLVNYGSGINIFDFKTGEQRWKKGFKANNVKTINQKPNDELEVFYANKIMMVSAKDGDELWKKPIKFDMDEDIEGGVIKREYEQGILMVHGRGVGFYNKETGKKKWFAKVETDKVAFNNSKNIVAVLDKKKLYLFNPNKVEKKLEKLKLDIEKPKEMLGFEVLSNGYFLTGMQEYLRLDDKGNVLGQGYYKQLTSDRLLKAALTTTAMTTSVLGARGEVDDIEFGVFMSPENAEKVADISDSAFDALDKLKKESELHGTAETDGKNIYFMEGTKTEAGDLLQFVKVNKESGKEEDRMEVGSNRKVVYKIELKQGILFAVVDGKLCAYNLD
- a CDS encoding cytochrome c oxidase assembly factor Coa1 family protein, translated to MKKKLIVLGVIVGSVYVLFMIIFYFSFESIQETPAYHQALKEIKLSTLIHKRVGDITGVDKWDSEGKVEIENNSTEGKAYFVIPIQGEKDSVHVSISLFENEHGNWIVENMKVLD
- a CDS encoding anthranilate synthase component I family protein encodes the protein MYRFINTHAELLADTVTPVSIYLRVRDRFANSLLLESSDYHGADNSYSFICCEPVAEFSVHDKLLRVQYPNKEENKRELSSHEEALTELSVFSKSFEYKQNDNQKFASHGLFGYMTYDAVQSFEEIEFDADKVDTEIPQIRYQAFRYVIAINHFKNELHIFEHIPEGENSESKIEEIKSLIKSKNFPAYHFKREGEETTNFTDSEFLEVLKKGKDHCFRGDVFQIVLSRRYQQDFQGDEFNVYRSLRSINPSPYLFYFDYGTYKIFGSSPEAQIIVKDKQATIHPIAGTFKRTGNDKKDAEIAQQLYDDPKENSEHVMLVDLARNDLSRNGNNVKVEVFKEIQYYSHLIHLVSKVNGQLTEGTDPLRVVADTFPAGTLSGSPKYKAMELIDKYENVRRSFYGGAIGFMSFDGDFNHAIMIRSFLSLDNKLHYRAGAGVVAQSSEESELQEVHNKLAALRKALDMAEGL
- a CDS encoding anthranilate synthase component II, producing the protein MKILVLDNYDSFVYNLVHYLRELGQTVDIYRNDKITLKEVGKYDKILLSPGPGIPSEAGIMPELLKTYGETKSILGVCLGHQAIGEAFGATLENNHPLHGVQDNAQVVTPEAKLFQGIPNTFKIGHYHSWVLKSDSLAGTQLKITARDENGFVMAVQHNKFDVQGVQFHPESVLTEHGMDILKNWVQG
- the trpD gene encoding anthranilate phosphoribosyltransferase, with the translated sequence MKKILNRLFEYGSLSEQEAKATLTKLAQGDFNPSQIAAFLTVYSMRSITVEELTGFRDAMLELCLRIDLDDFDAMDLCGTGGDGQDTFNISTLSSFIVAGAGQNVAKHGNNGVSSVCGSSNLMAHFGYDFTNDVDTLRRNLEEAGICFIHAPLFHPAMKNVAPIRRELGVKTFFNMLGPMVNPSFPNKQIVGVFSLEIARLYGYLYQQTEKKFAILHSLDVYDEISLTSPFKIITKESERLLKPEDLGLHYQTKESLFGGGTIAESAKIFTDVLENKGTLPQQEAVLANAGVAIATGKGLAFQEGVAQARESLESGAALNAFKKLINS
- the trpC gene encoding indole-3-glycerol phosphate synthase TrpC; this translates as MTILDKIVAHKKIEVAARKEIVSLADLQARPLFDKEPVSAKAWIASPNKSGIIAEFKRQSPSKGLINGTAKVSDVAEGYFKAGVSAMSVLTDQEFFGGTVDDLLAARSVSPVPIIRKDFIVDEYQIVEAKSIGADFILLIASCLTPEESKKYAEVARNLGMQILLEVHNQEELEAHVCDKMDLIGVNNRNLKTFEVSIENSKILAELIPNEFVKVSESGISNIENIKELKKYGYKGFLIGENFMKTNNPSKAAKEFISQL